TGATATCCTAGTATATTCCACAAGTCTCGGTCATGAGCAGCATTTGCACATGGTGCTCCAGAGACTCAGAGatcatcagttgtatgccaactttagcaaatgtgagttttggtTGCGGGAAGTCCCATTCTTGGGCCATATCATTTCTGCAATCGGTATAGCTATTAATCCAAGCATGGTGCAGGATGCGTTAAATTGGAAAGCACCTACATTTGTTCAGAGATTAGAagccaagcctatgaccgaaCTCTTGAAGAAGGGCAACAGATTCACTTGGAGTCCCCAATGTGAGAAGCTATTGACAACTGCGCCTGTCTTAGTTACACCAGATCTGGGAAAACCAaatgatgtctattgtgatgcttctctTGGGTGTGTACTGATGCAGGAAGGTCGAGTGGTTGCCTATGCTTCTCGCTAACTCAGGCGTTATGAAGAGCATTTCTcaactcatgatcttgagcttgctACAGTGGTTCATGCCTTGAGAATATGGCGACATTATCTATTGGGAAACAAATGCAATATTTACACTGatcataagagtttgaagtatattttcaaTCAGTTAGACCTAAACATGCATCAGAGACGATGGCTGGAGTTAATTAAGGACAATGGTCTTGAAGTCCAATACTATCCAagcaaggctaatgtggttgctgaTGCTTTGAGTTGTAAAACTCAATGCAATTGCATTTTCTCTTCGGATGCAAGGTCCTTATGCCTGGAAATGGAAGGACTCAAATTGGCTATGGTGCCACAAGGGTATTGTGCTAATCTTAGAATCAATTCTAACCTCCGTGTGCAAGTGATCTCCTCTCAGAAGGTAGATTCCTATGTAAAGCATATTTGTCAAAGGCTACCAGTGGAGATGAGAAAGTCAGCCACTTCCGTCAAGATGACAAAGGAATGCTTTGGTTCAAGGATTGGTTGGTCATTCGAAAACAGTATGAACTGAGGAAGCAAATTCTAGATGAGGCACACCTTTATAGGTTCTCTATTCATCTAGGCTGCAACAAGATGTAACAGGACCTAAAGTAGCGCTTCTAGTGGGCTCATATGAAGAAAGAAATTGCCTTGTATTTGGCAAAATGTGATACCTGCAAGAGGGTCAAGGCTGATCATTTGAAGCTTACTagtccacttttttttttgaagaaaactgTGGGGGACTTGCCCACAGAAAATGCATTAATATAAAACTATACAGGGAGAGAAAATACTTACAAAGAGAGACAGACTAGGGGGAGAGGAAGAATAAATACAAGATTAAGAAATTGTCGCTAGCCATTGTACAAGAGGCGGTCTATCTATCTCTCTAACTCTCAAGAGTTGGAGGTGAGCCTATTGCTTAAAGTTGTGTATCCAGAGTCGAACTGTTGGTCTACCATTGTCGAAGATCTTTGAGTTTCTCAAGTTCCAAATCTCCCAAGCTGCAATCAGGAAGATTTCCATGAAGAAAGGGACGTTAGAATTTCTAGCTGTCAGGGGAATTCTGTCACTGATGTTCATAGCAGTTGACCATTGTATTCCCAGTTTATTCCAGCAAGAGATGGGAAAAGGGCAGAAGAAGAATAAGTGGTCAATGTCTTCTTCTATTGTGGATGTACACATGACGCAGAGAGTGTTAGGTGGTTGGACATGGAAATGGCGTCTGAGCAGCATGGCTTTTGTGTTCAGCCTCTCTACATGTAGGAGCCATGCAAAAAACTTGattctttgggtgcatttagaacTCCACAACATTTTGAAGACTGGTGATGCCTGCAAATATTGGTACACCagcttgtaatattttctagaGGTGTAGATCTGGTTGCCCCATATCAATGTCCAGGTATTAGTAGATTCCTCAGTGTATGGAATAGTTATTAGCATCTGTTGTTGGTTCATCAACTCATTCATAGCAGGCAAGGATAATGGTAGGTGAAAGAGTGAATCCAGATCTTCAgcattcatgatgtcttgtaCGAAAGAGTTGTTATCTTTAGCAAAAGAGTGGAGAATTGGGAATTTAGCAGCAAGACACAACAcaatggaaatgggaggacttagcatggatttcattgttggtttACCAATGACACAACACAAGCATAACTCCATTTGGGATATTGTTGACCGGTTAACCAAGTCAATGCTCGGTACAAAATGAAGAAATATGTTTAGCTGTATATCTCTAGAATTGTATGTTTGCATGCGGTTCCCAAGACCGTCATGTCTGAGAGAGGATCTCAGTTTATCTCTCGCTTCTGGGAGCATTTGCCGAGTTCTCTAGGCACTCGTTTGATCAAAAGTTCtgcctatcatcctcaaactAATGGTCAGACAGAGAGGGTTAATAAATTCTTGAACATATGCTCAGAGCCTGTGTGCTAGATTATGGCAAGAATTGGGATGAATATTTGGCCTTGGAGAATTCTCctacaacaacagttatcaagcCAGTTTTAATATGGCACCTTATGAAGAATTGTATGGCTATCGGTGCCCTACTCCATGCACTCAATTGGTCTGAACCTAGTAAGAGAGTTATCTTTGGCCCTGACTTGATCATGGAAGCTGAAGAAATGGTGCAATTGATTCAATCCAATTTGAGGGCCGCCCTGTCCTGACAGAAGAGCTATATTGATAAAATACGTCAACTCTTGGATTTTGAGGTGGGCAAGTCAGTCCATCTTCATGTATCTCCTACCAAGGGGGGTATAGCAGTTTGGTGTGAAAGGCAAGCTTGCACCTAGATATATTGGACCTTTCATCATACCGAAAGGTTATCGTTTGGAGCTTCCACCAGAGTTATTTTGACAAGGAAGAGTAAGGGCCTCATATTGATGCGTCCCTTAGGGATGGTACTAAAAAGGTACTGCTAGGAAACACTCGTCTCGGTCACATAAGGACCGATTCATGGTGACATCCAACCAAGTGATACCTGTGCGACCACACGCCATAAATGGGAATGGCCTGATTCACTTTTCCACCGACTTAGTTTGGTACTCACCCAGAGGCCGACTTTAACACCCCCTCAGCAATCCTTAACCAGGATGCCACCAAACCAACATATACCAAgccaataatttttttttgcagcatCTCCCCTGTTTTGAGTTCAACCGGAAGCAACAACATAACATGATACACAAGTCTAAAGTTTTAGTCTAAACAAAATCTAGCACTATTCATATTACAACACAAGTTAAACTAGATAATGGTGTGAAAGTGTGACGTGAGCTGCTAATTCTCCACTCCTTCACGCAAAAGCCACTCAAGTACCTGGAAAGATAAAAGAGGGTGTGAGATGCGATATCTCAGTAAGTAAACTGCTTTAACAAGCTATTTAAACTACAAGGTCACTAAGCATCGATTTAAAATTTCCATGACAGCTAAAAGGTAAACCAAAGAGGAACAACAAATAATACAACCGCATAAAGGATGAGATTAACCACCACCAATTGTTAGTTAAGTATCACTTCTTACCAATATCTCCCAAAGCCATACTCCAAAACATACTCCTCATCCAAAAATCATaatgcaaatgcaatgcaatgcaatggcaATGCCATGTCTCCTGCTTTCATACCCAACAAGGTGTGAAGCTGCATCGTTATGCCCAATAAACGATACTGTACCGGTACGGTCGGAACCATAGGTTCGTGACATAACTCCATATGCCAATGCAATGCAAATGccataaaaagaaaaaggtaaaCCATATATATCGCCATAAGTATCTATCTTGGTAGAGGATAAATATAATTCCATTCCACCACCAAAAGCATCATCAGGCCATGGATAAAGAAATCATAGATTTTCCATGGAATCCATACAGAAGATATAACATACTAATTAAATAAGGTCAAATAGATTATATTGTATTAATTGTGGTTCAGAATTTTTAACCTAGAATAAATAACAAGATAAAGCGTGTAGCTATCACCGGTACTTTTTACTTGCCTCCAACGAAGATTCGACCGCTTTAGGCATGACCTGAGGCACTACCACCTGTTTGACAAAGCAAGATCAGATAACAACTCGTACCAACAAGTATTCCGATAAGTAGAGCACTCCTACACCCCCTCCCAAACCACCATCCAACCCAAACATCGAAAAGACCACATGGCAATTGCAGCACTGCGGCTTcacttttttatatattttaatcTACATAGATATGATAGCAAATAATACATTATTGGAATTTACATACAGAGAAATACTTAAAATTTTCATGGAGGAACCTTATTTTTGTTATGGCCTTAAGATGGTCAAAACTACAGTTGAAAACAGAACTTTGAATCTGCCTAGAAATCAGGACAGCAAACCTAATAATTATgaatctccaaaattcatgtgtccaaatattatgaaacttCATTAGAAGCTAGGCAGGTACATAACCCACAACTTTGGTAGTATAAACTTTTGCTAAAAGGGTCAATAAGATGGCCTAAAGAAGGGCTAAACCTTAACTCAAAATTCTGCTGACAAAACAAGAAGATTGATTTTATAAAATCTCAAACTTAAGCTATACTTATCCTAAAAATACAATCTTTACCAATCTGGAAAGGTAACGAAAAGTATGAGTTTCTCAGGGTCAAAAAGTCTAATTTTTCCTTTAAGGTTTTCAGAAACCTCCTTAGTCCATTCTTGCCCAGATTTTTGTTTGAAAATGATAGCTAGCTCATAAAATCCATATCTTTCAAATTCCTTGGGATAAAATCACAAAATCTGACAAGCTACTATATCTGAATGTcccctacaactttgtagttaacCCTATGGTTTAGTTTGGCCTCTAAGTAGCCCAAATCATCCTCTCAGCATAGTTACAGTGAAATAGTGAATCTGAAATTCTAGGAAGACACCAAAATGTCCTTTCTCCCCACTAATCTCCTAAAACTCAAGGCCAAACTCCACCATGAACACCTAATTAGTGTAGGGAAAGGGCAAATCTAGCTCACATTGGGTTTCCCCCGAACCCTAGGCAGCGGGAGGTGAGGGGAAAAGTAAATCCGCCCTCAAGATGCACCTCCTCGAGCTCCTCTTACTCTTCTCGTTCTGTTTTTGCTACTCCCCTCCAAGGATTGAGTGCTGTATTGGGGGGATCTAGGGAGGAGCATccatgggaggaggaggaacagaAAGAGAACgaaaagaggaaggagaaggtgttGGGCCtggggaggagaggaaggagtGGGCTATATGGGCTTTGCCTCCCCCCCCCTCTAAAAGCCCTTTTCCTTTGTTTTTGGTAATTACACTGGTGGTGGCAACGGAATCCAGGAGCAGACCTAGAAAAGTGAGTACTATGGTCGGGCCATAAAATGAAATTGAAATACTTGATATGTGATACTTGTTGAAAGTCATGCCCCTGGTAGACTCCCCCCGGGTGAATACCGGCTATATGTTTGGTTGGGAATCGACCTTGTTATGCCCGTTCCCATCAGACCGGATGGCTGGATGCGGTGCATATCGTGTGGATGAAGTTTACACACTCTGCAGACTTAAACCTATCCGGATAGGCATGGTCTGCAGTCAAGGACACATTATGGTCAGGTCCCAACGATTGGTTTTTTGGTGTGAGTATTCCTTGGTGGTGTGTGAGTAGGGCTGGTGCCCGGGTTTTCGGAAAGGCGGTTGTGAGCCGTAAGCTGGTTGTCTACCAGCACAGAATAAAATTTCGGAACTCATGGGATGgatttacccccccccccccccccggggggGGGGCAACAACTAAAAACTTGACAAAATACCTAGTTTTAGAAAATTATTTTACAACTacatttacaaataaacccctacaTAAAAATTAGGCTATTTCACAAAATTACCCAAGCCCATCCTTGGCTATATCCCTATGCATGGTTTTCCCCCTTGTGGTGGTGTTAGGACTAGCAGAGTGCGTTTGTATTCAAACGTCTCTGTTTTTCAGATGAAACTCCTAAGTACGACTCGATCAACCGGGAGGATGTCGAACAAGGCGCATAGGGCTACGTCCGAACCCCAAGTTGCATGTGGCATGGGGACTAGCTGCGTCTTTTCTGCTGTGTTCCCTTTGAAGTTTTCTCGGTGTGTTTCCTCATATGTGTAGGCCTCGTGGCCATTCTCAGTTAAAGCCCGGTGTTGTAAGACTATATATCAATAAAGTGTGATGTTGTATGGTTTCTGATGCCATTATGTGAAATTGCGAGTACATCAGCTACGGATCCAGGGGCTGATACGATGAGCATAATGGACTCAAACAATCAGGGCCTGACAATCTAGGTGTTTAATCAGTTTCTTTTCAGTCACAAGATTAAGTTGAAGATGATTGTAGACACCGGCATTAAATAGAACATTTCACAAAAATGCCTATTAAGAGAAGCTTGTTTGATAGCTTTTCTTCAGTATACATGCAAACTATAGTTTGTATGATTCTTGAATGGCCAGATACGCAAACAATCtccaaacaaattcaatttctGGATGAGATGACTACGCACACAAGTTCTTCTGCGCTTGTGCACTTGCCATGTTGACAGCAGCAAGATATTTGGTGAAGGTCAACGGCAAGAACAGAGCAGCTCTACAGACTACCGCGGCCATGATTACAACTTGCAACCAGAGAGATGATGAAAATATGATGAGTCTAATCATCAATCAATCCTTGCTGCACTACGTGACAGGAACTGAGACCAACAGTGGGGTGGATGGGACATGCTTCAATTCCTGGTTTGGAAACAGGTTGGAAGAGTTCCTCCAAACACTAGTATCTTGCATACTATGGTTTTCAAATCACAAAAGATTTTATATCCAGACGCCCAACGATTCTCGCCATGACACTATTTTCAAAAACCATGACTATCTCTTAAAACTACAAAAGTAGTTTGTACCCAAACATGATGCACGATGATAAAAAATGTACCTACTGCGGTAAATGGCTGTTTCGACAAACAAATGATGAAACACTTACATTGCACAGAGTTTTCATATGTTGCTGGAGGTTGACTTGAGGTGCAGACGGCAGGGTTAGCCCTTTCTCTACACCTATCAAGGTAGGAGCTTGCATGCCAAAGCCTCAAAGCAGCAGAGTATGAGACCTCTCCAGGACAAGGCTGGTCACATGCTGAATTTTCTATGTCGACGACATTCCTTTTCCCCCTGTCCAGAATGCCAGCATGGGAGAGCAACGCCCACAAATGTGTGAGGAACTCCCCACCATTTCCCAGGCATTCGATATGCTCCTTCACATTATCTGATGGTGCGACGTAGAGCAGCAACTCGGCCCAGAAATCTGCCAGCACCTTCCAACGCTTGCCGTCTTCCATCTCCTCGAGCTGCCTCCCCAGCTTCACACCCATTTGGAAGATGGTCAATTCTGTTGATTCAGTTAGACTTCTCATAGCCTCATACTTGTCTTTTGCTTTTCGCAGAGATTGCGCTGCTTCCACTGCAATGGCATCGAACATAAGGCTTGTATCATAGTGGTTCCCAGGAAGCAACTTTGGCGCTGAGACCACCAGATATGCACAATATTTAGACAGTATCGTAGCAACATCAAGATGAAACTTCAATTCACCCCCATTCCTAGGGGAAAGATATTTCAGTGTTGCCATCTCGCAGTAACATGTTGCAATGTGCCAAGTCATAATGATGTGCGTCTGATTCTCCTTGTCCCGGATGCAGGTGATGCCTGAGCCTGACTGTATACCAGGCCTGCATGCCCATAAGAGGTCATCCACTGCATTGTGCACCAATGATGATTCTCCACCAACTAGAACACCCTGAGTACGTTGCAGGGAATGGACAAGTGCCTTTTTAACCTCTGCAGGTAACTTAACAGCTGCAGGTGTCCCGCATCCCTCGCGGATACATCGTGCATAAATTCTGTTTTTGTTTGAGTCACAAAGATGCCCAAAGTCTGGAGGTAGTATAAGGCTACAATATCGTCGCATAAACTTACGACGCCCTACTTTTGGCTGTTTGTGCTTGTACCTTACAGATTCAAGCAAGGAGTACTGCCCAAGCTTATTTTGGTAGTAGCACTTGCTTAACCTTGACATACCAATAATCATGGTAAGAATAATCTCTCTGAATCTCAGGCAGCAGattattttctgaaaaaaattcatgcagatgcttttccttgtgttcacTGCTTGTTCTCGAACATAATGGCAAACAATGGATACTCTGCCCCAAATGGTGCTCCAATAAAATAACTCTTGGAGAAACAGAAGCAAAGCAATACATGCTAGTATCAGTACAGTGATGGCAACATCAGATATTGTGGTGTACTGGAAATCAGATCCAAGCCGATTGTGGACAGCGCTGGCTATCAACCCGTAGGCTGTTACAGATATTAAGATAGCTGAAGCCAAGGACCAAATTGTTGAAACCATTTTAGATCCATAGTACAGGACAGCGTACTTGGTGAAGAAGAAATCATACATAAATGCTAACTCAACCTCAATGACCTTGAAAACCCGATTGTAGTCAGTGTCTCCGTTGTCATTCTCTGACAGAAGTCCCTTAAACACAAAATCATGCGTCTTCTCCAGCGAAGACTCAGCGCATGCGAACTCAAAGCAGCGCCTTCTCAACAgatgaaaaagagaaggaaaGGCATAAATCCTTCAATTCTGGGCTTAGTTCGCTACACTGACATATCCTCTCTATGTCAATGACTTGAGCACCAGCTGCTGTTAGTTCTGTTGCGTTTAGTGTCCCATCGTCCAGCTTTGACTCACCGAGGGGATAATCAACAAGGTAACGGTAACCTTTCATGGTGACTGGATCGTAAGATACTCCATTCCTGGTGTGCTCCTCATACATGTAGTCAGCAACCATTTTATTCAAGTTCCATGATTCACTTGCCAGATAGTGTGCCCAATATATATGCACAAGTTTGAAAGAAGCCAATTGAGCCAAGTAAATATAATCAGGTGCAACTATTAACGAGATATATATTTGGtaaagaagaaacaaaaagatAAGATTTCCTTGCTGGTTGTTGTCATTGAGGCTATAAGCTGTAGTAGAGTCAGCACAACCAAAAAGGACGTACAGGGATATGGCCCAAATGGGATACATGCTGCTCTTCACCGCTGATGACTGCATTGAACCAAGTGTGTATGCTACCAGGGAGGAGGACAAAGTGTATGCGCCGAAGACACCATTTTGGATGAATGAGTTTCTGGTTCGGCGACGCCAGGACCCAAAGGTGGCCATG
This genomic interval from Panicum virgatum strain AP13 chromosome 8K, P.virgatum_v5, whole genome shotgun sequence contains the following:
- the LOC120644469 gene encoding uncharacterized protein LOC120644469 — translated: MYDFFFTKYAVLYYGSKMVSTIWSLASAILISVTAYGLIASAVHNRLGSDFQYTTISDVAITVLILACIALLLFLQELFYWSTIWGRVSIVCHYVREQAVNTRKSICMNFFQKIICCLRFREIILTMIIGMSRLSKCYYQNKLGQYSLLESVRYKHKQPKVGRRKFMRRYCSLILPPDFGHLCDSNKNRIYARCIREGCGTPAAVKLPAEVKKALVHSLQRTQGVLVGGESSLVHNAVDDLLWACRPGIQSGSGITCIRDKENQTHIIMTWHIATCYCEMATLKYLSPRNGGELKFHLDVATILSKYCAYLVVSAPKLLPGNHYDTSLMFDAIAVEAAQSLRKAKDKYEAMRSLTESTELTIFQMGVKLGRQLEEMEDGKRWKVLADFWAELLLYVAPSDNVKEHIECLGNGGEFLTHLWALLSHAGILDRGKRNVVDIENSACDQPCPGEVSYSAALRLWHASSYLDRCRERANPAVCTSSQPPATYENSVQCT